The stretch of DNA GCAGCTTCTCCGACCCGTTCGCGTCCCTGCGCGACGGTGACACCGGCTACGCCAAGCCCGGCGCCTTGCGGGACGGACTGCACTTGGCGGCGTTCCGGCCGGCGTTGAAGGCGCTCGAGCCAGCACTCTGCGCGCCGTAACGGCGAGTGCCTCGTCGTTGCGATCGGAGCGAAGCAATCCAAGGTGGCGCCACGGTCCGAAGCGTCACGCCGCCCTGAGTCCCGTCGCTCCACGCGCGATGACGGCTTCGGACTTGCTCACTCCCACTCGATGGTGCCGGGCGGTTTCGAGGTGATGTCGTAGGTCACCCGGTTGATGCCCTTGACCTCGTTGATGATGCGGGTCGCGACCCGGCCCAGGAAGGCCATGTCGAACGGGTAGAAGTCGGCGGTCATGCCGTCGACCGAGGTGACGGCGCGCAGCGCGCAGACGTGATCGTAGGTGCGCCCGTCGCCCATCACGCCGACGGTCTTCACCGGCAGGATCACCGCGAAGGCCTGCCAGATCGTGTCATAGAGCCCGGCCTGCCGGATCTCGTCGAGATAGATCGCGTCGGCCTTGCGCAGGGCCTCCAGCTTCTCGCCGGTGATCGTGCCGGGGCAGCGGATCGCCAGACCCGGGCCGGGGAACGGGTGGCGGCCGACGAAAGCCTCGGGCAGTCCGAGTTCCTTGCCGAGCACCCGAACCTCGTCCTTGAACAGCTCGCGCAGCGGCTCCACGAGCTTCATGTCCATGCGCTCGGGCAGGCCGCCGACATTGTGGTGGCTCTTGATCGTCACCGATGGGCCGCCGGTGAACGACACGCTCTCGATCACGTCCGGGTAGAGCGTGCCCTGAGCCAGGAACTTCGCGCCGCCGATCTTCTTCGACTCGGCCTCGAACACGTCGATGAACAGGCGACCGATGGTCTTCCGTTTGATTTCCGGGTCGCTGACGCCTTCGAGCGCCGTCAAGAACATTCCCGACGCCTCCACGTGGACCAGCGGGATGTTGTAGTGGTCGCGGAACAGGGCCACGACCTGCTCGGCCTCGCCGAGGCGCAGGAGCCCGTGATCGACGAACACGCAGGTGAGCTGGTCGCCGATCGCCTCGTGGATCAGCACGGCCGCCACGGCCGAATCGACGCCGCCCGACAGGCCGCAGATCACCTTCTCGGAGCCGACCTGCGCGCGGATCTTGGCGATCGCCTCCTCGCGGTAGGCGCCCATGGTCCAGTCGCCCGAGCAGCCGGCGACGTCGCGAACGAAATTGCGGATCAGCAGGGCGCCGTGGGGCGTGTGCGCCACTTCCGGGTGGAACTGCACCGCGTAGTAGTTGCGGGCCTCGTCGGCCACCGCCGCGAAGGGCGCGTTCTTGGAGATCGCCACGGTGGTGAAGCCGTCCGGCAGCTTGGTGACGCGGTCACCGTGGCTCATCCAGACCGGGTACTTCTCGCCCTTGTGCCAGACGCCGTTAAACAGCGGGCAATCAGCCAGGATCTCGACCTCGGCCCGACCGAACTCCGCGTGATGCCCGCCCTCGACGGCGCCGCCGAGCTGGGCCGCCATGGTCTGCTGGCCGTAGCAGATGCCGAAGACCGGGACGCCCGAATCGAAGACGAGCTGCGGCGCCCGGGGCGAGGCTTCGACGGTCACCGATTCGGGCCCGCCGGACAGGATCACGCCTTTCGGCTTCTGCTCGCGGAACGCGGCCTCGGCCTTCGTGAAGGGCACGATCTCACAGTAGACGCCCTCCTCCCGCACCCGGCGTGCGATGAGCTGCGTCACCTGAGAGCCGAAATCGACGATCAGGATCTTGTCGTGGTCGGTGTTCATCGCGGGCGATTATCCGAAGGCCGGCGCGGGTGCAACGCACAAGTCCGCCTTGTCAGGTCTTCGGAGGTGCGACCGCGGAATTCGAGTCGAGGGCGACACCCCCTATTGTCCGCGTTCGATCCGTCATCCCGAAGCCGCGCAGCGGAACTCGGGATCCACACCCGTCGATCCGCCAAGCACGGTTTTTAGGACGAGGAACCGGATTCCGGAACCTGCTGCGCAGTCCCGGAATGACGATGCGTGACGACATCGCGCGAAGCCATGCCGGTCAGGCCGATCGGGATCGGACCCGACGCGTGCACGCTCAGTCGAAGTTGCGGACCTTGGCCGAGCCGCCGAGGCTGATGGCGGGCTTGGCCGGCGCGCCAGCGAGGCTGACCTTCTTCTGGCCCGGCTGCGTCTTGGCGCGCAGCTCGGGCGCCGCGGCCGGTGCCGGCTTGGACGGCTTCAGATGCGCCTGCCCGTGGATCACAGAGCCGATCTCCCCCGCCGCCCTGACAAGGTCGTCGCGCTCGCAGGAGCGGGCGACCTTCAGCCCGAGCTTGTGCATGTGGCTCTTGCCGTAGAGGTAGGCGGCGAGCTGGGCGCGCTTCAACGGGGGGATCTGCTCCAGGATCAGCGGCAGGTCGAAATCGTCGGCCCGGTATACGGAGCCCAAAACCTCCAGGCTCACGGGGCAATCGACTTCGGGCTCGGCGCCGCTGGTCGGATGCGATTGCGTCATGGATGCCTCTCGGGAGTCGACGGGTCGGGAGGAGGGTCGGATGCCCCGGAGCCGGGGTCGAGTTCAACCCCTATTCGGACGGCGAGGTCCGCGACCCGATCCTGGGGCGTAGCAGGGGCCGGCTCTGCGTCGGGCTTCCAGGCGCCGAGGCAGCCGGTGCAGACGGATTCGATCACCGCACGCGCATGCGCCTGCCGTCGCGCCCACAGTGTTTCCCGGGCCGCGCGTGCCGCCTCGGCATCCGACAACGGCCGGATTCGGATGAACAGCGGCTCCTCGGCCGAGGCCGGAGCCGGAGCCAGGGCAAGGAGCCCCATCACAGCGAGGCGGCGAACGCGTGCTCGCCGCAGTCCCGGGCCGGGCGACGAAGCGCAACTCATGCATCCCTCCCGGTGGAACAAGTCTGAGATCTCGCGCGGCAGGGTAAATCGCCCCTTAACGCGCTTCGCCGGCCATGCCGAGGGGCCGGGCGTCGGATCCAGAAGGTCTGGAGCGGCCCGCCCCCGGATCCGGAACTTCGATGCGCGGCGTCGGTAGAACCAGAGGTTGATCGACCGAAGGACTGTTCCATGCCTCAGATGTTCGACTGGATCTTCTTTGCCATCGTGCTCCCATTTCCGGCTTTCCTGGTGTGGGACTGGATGCAGCACCGTTAGCGCGCGGCTCGCGGCTGCCCAAGCGGCACGGGTGTCCGAGGTCCCGACGTGATGATAGGGGCGAGTCCGACCGCAGCCCACCCAACGATCCCGCGCGGCGGGACGGCGGGTCGCGGACTGCTTAACGACTCGTTAACCGGCCGCGGACACACTTTCTTCACCGTTCCGGAGGGCTGCCCATGACGCTTCAGGTCATCGCCCAAGCCGTTGCCGCTCTCCTCTCCGCCTTGGCGTTGCGCCGGGGCGTGCAGATGCCCGGGCTCAAGCCCGTTCCCGCGCGGAGGAAGCCGAGGCGGGACTGAGCGCCTCCGTCCGTCCGGCCTCCTCCGAGGCGTCGGCGCGCACCGGATCCTGCGCCATCCGACGCAGCTCCTGCGCGCGCCCGAGCCAGAGGCTGTTCATGAGCCACACGATCGACAGTGGGACAGCGGCCCCGGCAATGCCGGCGCTGCCCAGGCCGATCCCCTCGATGCCGGTGAACGACCACGCGCCGACCTGGTCGCCGAGGCGATAGACGACTGTGTCGATGAAGCTTTTCGCCTTGTAGCGGTCCTCGCGCGGGACGACCGTGAACAGCACTTCCCGGACCGGGCGGGCGATGGCGAAGTTCCCGGCCCGGCGCAGGACCTGGAAGGCGACGATGATGCCGATCGTCGGCCAGGCCGCGAGGGCGGCGAAGCCGAGGATGCTGAACGCCGGCAGGATCGCGAGCGTCAGCGCCACGCCCAGCCGGTTCACGATCCGCCCGGTCAGGAACAGCTGGACGCCGAGCGTCAGCACGTTCACCGCCAAGTCGACGCTGGCGAAGAAGGCCGTCTGGGCGGCGCGATCCGGAAAGCTGCGCTTCGCGATGCCGGCCTGCTCGAAATACAGAAAGGTCGACGTCACCGAGAACAGCAGCAGGAACAGGGAGATGTTGAGCAGGTAGGGCGACGCGAGGGTCCGGGTCACGCCCGCCAGCACGCTGCCACCGATCGTCCGGTCCTGACCGCTCTCCGCGCTCGATTCGCTGCCCGGGACCTCGTGCAACCGGGTCGACAGCGCCGCGAGCCCGCGCATGCAGAACACCGCGATCTCAAGAAGCACCACCGCGCCGAGCATCAACCCCCAGGTCGGAACGTTCTTGGCGAGGATCGCGGTGGTCGCCGAACCCGCGATGGCGCCGAGCGTCGCCCCGGCGGCGATGAAGCCGAACAGGCGCTTGCCCTGCGCGTTCGAGAACACGTCCACGATCGTGGCCCAGAAGATCGAGACCACGAACAGGTTGAAGATCGACAGCCAGACGAAGAACACCCGGCCGATCCAGACAGCCCAGTCCGGCGGCGCGAGATAGAGCGTGAGCGCGAAGGCCAGGATGTTGCCCGCGAAGAACCGGTAAGTGATCGGCACGAACCGGGCTCGCGGCATCCGCTTCACGAGGTAGGCGAAGGGCAGATTGAGGCCGAGCATCCCGACCAGGGTGGCTGTGAACAGCCAGGGCAGGTTCTCGATCCCACCCGCAACGCCCATCTGGTCGCGGATCGGGCGGAGCATGTAATAGGCGGCCAGGATCGAGAAGATGTAGGCCCAGGACCACGCCAGCGCTCTGCCTTCCCCGGGCTGAACGTCGATCAGGCGGGAAAGCGCTGTGCGGGCGCCGCGGGAATCAGCCACGGGGCTGGTTGCGTCTCGGGCCTTCGGCGGCCGGGGCGTCCGTGCCGATTCGTGCGCGCAGCACGCATATCGCCTGAGCGCGCCTCATTGTCCGAGCCCCAGCTTCGCGCGGAATTCCGGCGCGGTCACCTCCTGGCCGAAACCCGGTGTACCGATGGCGACGCGATCCGCATCCTTGAGCGTGCCGATCACGACCGGGTCGAAACCGGCATCTCGGACCAGCCCCTCGGCAACCTTCAGGGCGGCGGGATCGTCGCCGGCGATCGGCATCGCCATACGGCCTCCGGCGCGGTCCCGCCCGCCATTCGCGCCCTCTTTCGCGAAAATCTTGTAGTTGGCGGAACTGAAGGCCCGCACCAGCTTGGCATCCGGAAAATACTTGGCGGAAGTCATGCCGATACCGTTCGCCTGAACCTCGTCGTAGAGGGCCCCATCGCGCTTTTGCGTGGCATTGCCAGCGTCGAGCACGACCTTGCCCTTCAGGGCCGGCCCGATCTCCTTTGCGAGGTCCGGATAGGCCTTGTAGGGAACGGCGATGAACACGGCATCGCCGAACGTGATCGCCTCTTCGGGCGTACCGGCCTTGGCCTTCGGCCCAAGTTCCGAGACCATCGCGGACAGCTGCTCCGGGTGGCGGGAGGCGAACATCACCTCGTGCCCATCCTTGACCCAGAGGGTCCCGATCGTGCCGCCGATGTTCCCCGCTCCGATCACGCCGATGCGGATCTTTTCCCCGTCCTGCGCCAGGGCCGGGAGCGCGGCGACCAGGGACAGACCGGCCGCCAAGGTAAGCGCCGCACGGCGCGTGGTACGATCAGACCGCATCAATGAAGGCCTCCATCTGCTTGCGCTGTGCCGGGTCCGGGAGGCTGCCCCGGGCGGCCCCGAGGTTGTCCTCGACATACGAGGCCTTCGCCATCCCGGGGATTGGGCAGGTCACGGCCGGGTTGCCGAGCACGTACTTGAGGAAGAACTGCGGCCAGCTGGTGCAGCCGAGGTCCTTGGCGACGGCGGGCAGTTCCTTGCCCTGAACCGCCTTGAACAGGCGGTCGCGGCCAAACGGCACGTTGGTCATCACGGCCATGCCGCGGTCG from Methylobacterium sp. PvR107 encodes:
- the guaA gene encoding glutamine-hydrolyzing GMP synthase, which codes for MNTDHDKILIVDFGSQVTQLIARRVREEGVYCEIVPFTKAEAAFREQKPKGVILSGGPESVTVEASPRAPQLVFDSGVPVFGICYGQQTMAAQLGGAVEGGHHAEFGRAEVEILADCPLFNGVWHKGEKYPVWMSHGDRVTKLPDGFTTVAISKNAPFAAVADEARNYYAVQFHPEVAHTPHGALLIRNFVRDVAGCSGDWTMGAYREEAIAKIRAQVGSEKVICGLSGGVDSAVAAVLIHEAIGDQLTCVFVDHGLLRLGEAEQVVALFRDHYNIPLVHVEASGMFLTALEGVSDPEIKRKTIGRLFIDVFEAESKKIGGAKFLAQGTLYPDVIESVSFTGGPSVTIKSHHNVGGLPERMDMKLVEPLRELFKDEVRVLGKELGLPEAFVGRHPFPGPGLAIRCPGTITGEKLEALRKADAIYLDEIRQAGLYDTIWQAFAVILPVKTVGVMGDGRTYDHVCALRAVTSVDGMTADFYPFDMAFLGRVATRIINEVKGINRVTYDITSKPPGTIEWE
- a CDS encoding NTP/NDP exchange transporter is translated as MADSRGARTALSRLIDVQPGEGRALAWSWAYIFSILAAYYMLRPIRDQMGVAGGIENLPWLFTATLVGMLGLNLPFAYLVKRMPRARFVPITYRFFAGNILAFALTLYLAPPDWAVWIGRVFFVWLSIFNLFVVSIFWATIVDVFSNAQGKRLFGFIAAGATLGAIAGSATTAILAKNVPTWGLMLGAVVLLEIAVFCMRGLAALSTRLHEVPGSESSAESGQDRTIGGSVLAGVTRTLASPYLLNISLFLLLFSVTSTFLYFEQAGIAKRSFPDRAAQTAFFASVDLAVNVLTLGVQLFLTGRIVNRLGVALTLAILPAFSILGFAALAAWPTIGIIVAFQVLRRAGNFAIARPVREVLFTVVPREDRYKAKSFIDTVVYRLGDQVGAWSFTGIEGIGLGSAGIAGAAVPLSIVWLMNSLWLGRAQELRRMAQDPVRADASEEAGRTEALSPASASSARERA
- a CDS encoding NADPH-dependent F420 reductase; amino-acid sequence: MRSDRTTRRAALTLAAGLSLVAALPALAQDGEKIRIGVIGAGNIGGTIGTLWVKDGHEVMFASRHPEQLSAMVSELGPKAKAGTPEEAITFGDAVFIAVPYKAYPDLAKEIGPALKGKVVLDAGNATQKRDGALYDEVQANGIGMTSAKYFPDAKLVRAFSSANYKIFAKEGANGGRDRAGGRMAMPIAGDDPAALKVAEGLVRDAGFDPVVIGTLKDADRVAIGTPGFGQEVTAPEFRAKLGLGQ